The Brassica oleracea var. oleracea cultivar TO1000 chromosome C6, BOL, whole genome shotgun sequence genome includes a region encoding these proteins:
- the LOC106296734 gene encoding protein indeterminate-domain 14-like gives MIDYERSKNTKNINHHRNPPSSSSSDLLPDGNGAAVTQKRKRRPAGTPDPEAEVVSLSPRTLLESDRYVCEICNQGFQRDQNLQMHRRRHKVPWKLLKRETTEEVKKRVYVCPEPTCLHHNPCHALGDLVGIKKHFRRKHSNHKQWICERCSKGYAVQSDYKAHLKTCGTRGHSCDCGRVFSRVESFIEHQDHCTMRRSQPSGHRLQQQQQHTANATQTASVAKNVDLSVGPVLPGHPLLRQAPPSDQHTSDLLYPFVGSCATTGSSIELQLLPSRASADETSLSLSIGMEPTTSSYEKGETSLLLGQREEAKRQIEIAELEFAEAKRIRQHAKAELHKAQLYREEACRRISATMMQITCHDCKKHFQAVAASAPPPPILPQPPCTDESTSLAVSYVSSATTEGEKASDRASS, from the exons ATGATAGATTACGAGAGAAGCAAGAACACCAAGAACATCAACCATCATCGGAATCCTCCTTCTTCATCTTCCTCCGATCTTCTTCCCGACGGTAATGGAGCCGCCGTGACCCAAAAGAGGAAAAGACGACCGGCCGGGACGCCAG ATCCGGAGGCTGAGGTGGTATCTTTATCTCCAAGAACACTACTAGAATCAGATCGGTACGTGTGTGAGATCTGTAATCAAGGGTTTCAGAGAGACCAGAATCTACAGATGCACAGGAGAAGACATAAAGTTCCATGGAAGCTTTTAAAGAGAGAGACCACCGAGGAAGTGAAGAAGAGAGTCTACGTTTGTCCAGAGCCGACATGTCTCCACCACAACCCTTGTCACGCCCTCGGAGATCTCGTGGGTATCAAGAAACACTTTCGAAGGAAACACAGTAACCATAAGCAATGGATATGTGAGAGATGCTCAAAAGGCTACGCTGTTCAATCTGATTACAAAGCCCATCTCAAAACGTGTGGCACTCGCGGCCATTCCTGCGATTGCGGCCGCGTTTTCTCCAG AGTAGAGAGTTTCATTGAGCACCAGGACCATTGCACCATGCGCCGATCACAACCCTCCGGCCACCGTTTACAACAACAGCAACAACATACCGCAAACGCTACACAAACTGCTTCAGTCGCCAAAAACGTTGACCTCTCCGTTGGTCCTGTATTGCCAGGACATCCTTTGCTAAGACAAGCTCCACCGTCCGATCAACACACATCCGATTTGCTCTATCCTTTCGTTGGCTCATGCGCTACTACTGGTAGTAGCATCGAGCTTCAGCTACTCCCATCGCGGGCTAGTGCTGATGAGACAAGCCTTAGTTTGTCAATAGGGATGGAGCCGACAACGTCAAGCTACGAGAAGGGGGAGACGAGCTTACTATTGGGACAAAGAGAGGAAGCCAAAAGGCAAATAGAGATTGCGGAATTGGAGTTTGCTGAAGCCAAGAGAATAAGGCAACATGCAAAAGCTGAGCTTCATAAAGCTCAGCTTTATAGAGAAGAAGCATGTCGGAGGATTAGTGCAACGATGATGCAAATCACTTGCCATGACTGCAAGAAACACTTTCAAGCTGTTGCTGCTTCGGCTCCTCCTCCTCCTATTCTTCCACAACCGCCTTGTACCGATGAAAGTACATCACTTGCTGTGAGCTATGTGTCTTCGGCGACTACCGAAGGTGAAAAAGCGAGTGATAGAGCATCGTCATAG
- the LOC106300160 gene encoding uncharacterized protein LOC106300160: MAKATRTRRRVHSRRIRARPYKFQSSNRLVTRNVFPEDCSKCIEKRDNWENVICSVCMECPHNAVLLLCSSHDKGCRPYMCGTSFRYSNCLYQYKKASAKLKAAASRPPSNKSEVGNLTCPLCRGQVKGWTIVQPARDYLNLKKRICMQENCVFAGTFKELRKHMKVDHPCAKPREVDPEVEQNWRRLEIEHDQNDVMSTIRSLIPGATVLGDYVIERNDGNGSDSDEGGDHYNGSGMDAGFGRNFLNVILMMHAVEASRNQTRRSDSDSSGTNEMSFSGEEEEDRQSTSLASRMRRQGRVLLGRSGRRRRAREANQRPGPPR; this comes from the coding sequence ATGGCGAAAGCTACAAGGACACGACGCAGGGTTCACTCGCGGCGGATCAGAGCAAGGCCTTACAAATTCCAATCTTCTAATCGTCTTGTCACAAGGAACGTGTTTCCAGAAGATTGTTCAAAGTGTATAGAGAAGAGGGACAACTGGGAGAATGTTATCTGCTCGGTTTGCATGGAGTGTCCTCACAACGCTGTTCTTCTCCTCTGCTCATCTCATGACAAGGGATGTCGTCCTTACATGTGTGGCACCAGTTTCCGCTACTCCAACTGCTTATATCAGTACAAGAAAGCGTCAGCTAAGCTAAAGGCAGCAGCGAGTCGTCCACCGAGCAATAAGTCCGAGGTTGGGAATCTCACATGCCCGCTTTGTAGAGGCCAGGTGAAAGGCTGGACGATCGTGCAGCCTGCGCGTGACTATTTGAATCTCAAGAAGAGGATCTGTATGCAGGAGAACTGTGTTTTTGCTGGAACCTTCAAGGAGCTGAGGAAACACATGAAAGTGGACCATCCTTGTGCGAAGCCGCGTGAAGTTGATCCTGAAGTGGAGCAGAATTGGAGAAGGCTTGAGATTGAGCATGACCAGAATGATGTTATGAGCACGATTAGGTCGTTAATACCTGGTGCAACGGTGCTTGGGGATTACGTTATAGAAAGGAACGACGGCAACGGTTCTGACTCAGACGAGGGTGGTGATCATTACAACGGTTCAGGGATGGATGCTGGGTTCGGTAGGAATTTTTTGAATGTTATCCTTATGATGCATGCTGTTGAGGCGTCAAGGAATCAGACAAGACGCTCTGATTCAGATTCGAGTGGAACAAATGAGATGAGTTTCTCTGGAGAGGAAGAGGAAGATAGGCAGAGTACCTCTCTGGCAAGTCGAATGAGGAGACAAGGACGGGTTCTACTAGGACGATCAGGTAGGAGACGTAGAGCTAGAGAAGCTAACCAGAGACCAGGTCCTCCTAGATGA